From a single Anas acuta chromosome 30, bAnaAcu1.1, whole genome shotgun sequence genomic region:
- the LOC137846080 gene encoding uncharacterized protein, whose product MLGQAPWARLSPSGPAVLLLALFAGAGVMTQDLCRSPGDLPAPALLLNTFSAQEGQMVLVQCAIDGHSPVTRIVFCKDGVETASLKAIRGQLTYNMIMNVSLGSAGKYTCGYQLKDQSNQVKNSALSDPQDLEITAPHARIPHTLATGMVLAVAAIGLVLLAAGSWFAIRKGEGVGEGRGESLRLWRSCCGAGAVGKVVGGT is encoded by the exons ATGCTGGGGCAGGCACCATGGGCAAGGCTTTCTCCTTCTGGCCCtgccgtcctgctgctggcactct TTGCAGGTGCTGGTGTCATGACTCAGGACCTCTGCAGATCCCCAG GTgacctcccagctcctgccctctTGTTGAACACCTTCAGTGCCCAGGAGGGACAAATGGTTTTGGTTCAGTGTGCCATTGATGGGCATTCTCCCGTTACAAGAATTGTCTTCTGCAAGGATGGGGTGGAAACAGCCAGCCTGAAGGCCATTCGGGGGCAGCTGACCTACAACATGATCATGAATGTCTCACTGGGAAGTGCAGGCAAGTACACGTGTGGGTACCAGCTCAAGGATCAGAGCAACCAAGTGAAGAACTCTGCCCTCAGTGACCCCCAGGACTTGGAAATCACAG CTCCACATGCCCGGATCCCGCACACCCTCGCCACAGGCATGGTACTGGCAGTGGCGGCCATCGGCCTtgtcctcctggctgcaggcagctggtttgccatcaggaaaggtgagggagtgggggaaggcagggggGAAAGTCTGAGGCTGTGGAGGTCCTGCTGCGGGGCTGGTGCAGTGGGAAAGGTGGTGGGGGGAACTTAG